Proteins encoded by one window of Kiritimatiellia bacterium:
- a CDS encoding alpha-L-fucosidase, which yields MKRWWCVAVGIACAAWGSTSEFPYAEGPFRPDLASLAAYRCPDWFRDAKFGIWSHWGPQAVPERGDWYARKMYQEGTPVYRDHLERWGHPSKHGYKDLLPLWRAERWDPDRLMALYRRAGARYFVSMASHHDNFFLWDSALHRWTSVRVGPQRDVVGEWQAAARRHGMKFGVSEHLGASFTWFQVAHGMDTSGPLAGVRYDGAHPEFQDLYHWPADPDDTGWYSRDPRWHRRWYAVIRELVDRYQPDLLYTDGGVPFGPGRDAAGLSMIAHFYNSSAARHGGVPQVVYTCKQRGAEGRWVEDIERGVMPTILPHPWQTDTSIGDWYYNRDWKYRPVRWVIHLLVDIVSKNGNLLLNVVQRPDGSLDPEVEQQLEDLAQWFDVHGEAIYGTRPWAVYGEGPTRVRGGGFKEDFAFGPADVRFTTKGQTLYAIALGWPTNGLMVVRSLARAAGEIHQVELLGGAAPPAWRQTESALEVDVPTTPLNPWTCALRIRGVNLRPAPVPVEPTIVAPDRNGAFRLDPDDADLHGERLRVESYGSHANIGYWDRADEFAVWRIRVPTAGVWRVVVEAATVHEGSGWAIEAAGQTLRANIPPTRAWDVFRTFEAGRLRVETAGVYEVRVRPLDAATWRAINLRSVRLTPVK from the coding sequence ATGAAACGGTGGTGGTGTGTCGCAGTGGGAATCGCTTGCGCGGCGTGGGGCTCGACGTCGGAATTTCCTTATGCGGAGGGGCCATTTCGCCCGGACCTCGCCTCGCTGGCCGCGTACCGATGTCCGGACTGGTTTCGCGATGCGAAATTTGGCATCTGGTCCCACTGGGGACCGCAAGCGGTTCCGGAACGGGGTGACTGGTACGCGCGCAAAATGTATCAGGAGGGGACGCCGGTCTACCGGGATCACCTGGAGCGGTGGGGGCATCCATCGAAGCATGGCTACAAGGATCTGCTGCCGCTGTGGCGGGCTGAACGGTGGGACCCCGATCGGCTGATGGCGCTCTATCGGCGGGCGGGCGCGCGGTACTTCGTGAGCATGGCGTCGCATCACGACAACTTTTTTCTTTGGGACTCTGCGTTGCACCGGTGGACGTCGGTCCGGGTGGGGCCACAGCGCGACGTGGTTGGGGAGTGGCAGGCGGCGGCACGCCGGCACGGCATGAAGTTTGGGGTCTCGGAGCATCTGGGCGCCAGTTTCACCTGGTTCCAGGTTGCTCACGGCATGGACACCTCCGGCCCGTTGGCCGGCGTGCGATACGATGGTGCCCATCCGGAGTTTCAGGACCTGTACCACTGGCCGGCGGACCCGGACGACACCGGCTGGTACAGCCGTGATCCGCGGTGGCACCGGCGCTGGTATGCGGTGATTCGCGAGTTGGTGGACCGCTACCAGCCGGATCTGTTGTACACCGACGGCGGAGTGCCGTTCGGGCCCGGTCGCGATGCGGCCGGCCTCAGCATGATTGCCCATTTCTACAACAGCAGCGCTGCGCGGCACGGGGGTGTTCCGCAGGTGGTCTACACCTGCAAACAGCGCGGTGCGGAGGGGCGATGGGTGGAAGATATCGAACGCGGCGTCATGCCAACGATTCTTCCCCACCCATGGCAGACGGACACCTCGATCGGCGACTGGTACTACAACCGCGATTGGAAATACCGACCGGTGAGGTGGGTGATTCATCTGCTGGTGGATATCGTCAGCAAGAATGGCAATCTCCTCCTGAACGTTGTGCAGCGACCGGATGGATCGCTGGACCCCGAGGTGGAGCAGCAACTCGAGGATCTTGCGCAGTGGTTTGATGTGCACGGCGAGGCGATTTACGGGACGCGCCCCTGGGCGGTGTATGGAGAGGGGCCGACGCGTGTACGGGGCGGCGGGTTCAAGGAGGACTTTGCGTTTGGTCCGGCGGACGTCCGGTTCACGACGAAGGGGCAGACGCTGTACGCCATTGCACTGGGCTGGCCGACGAACGGTTTGATGGTCGTTCGTTCGCTCGCGCGCGCGGCGGGAGAGATTCACCAGGTGGAGTTGTTGGGTGGGGCTGCGCCGCCCGCTTGGCGCCAGACCGAGAGTGCGCTGGAAGTCGACGTGCCCACAACGCCGCTGAACCCGTGGACCTGTGCGTTACGCATTCGCGGTGTGAACCTCCGGCCGGCTCCCGTGCCGGTGGAGCCGACGATCGTTGCACCGGATCGGAATGGAGCATTTCGGCTGGATCCCGATGACGCCGACCTGCACGGCGAGCGTCTGCGCGTGGAGTCCTACGGTTCACATGCGAACATTGGATACTGGGATCGCGCCGATGAGTTTGCGGTGTGGCGGATCCGGGTGCCGACCGCGGGCGTCTGGCGAGTGGTTGTCGAGGCGGCGACGGTACATGAGGGCAGCGGCTGGGCGATCGAGGCGGCCGGCCAGACGCTGCGAGCAAACATACCGCCGACACGCGCCTGGGATGTGTTTCGTACCTTTGAGGCGGGCCGGCTTCGTGTCGAGACTGCCGGCGTGTATGAGGTGAGAGTGCGCCCGCTGGATGCGGCAACATGGCGGGCGATCAATTTGCGGAGCGTGCGTCTGACGCCCGTGAAATAG
- a CDS encoding L-rhamnose mutarotase, with the protein MKRYGWVIGLRAEKMEEYKRLHAAVWPGVLNMIKACNIRNYSIFLRRLPDGNYYLFSYLEYTGNDFAADMAKMAADPETQRWWAVCNPCQQPLPDRKPNEWWAEMEEVFHLD; encoded by the coding sequence ATGAAACGCTACGGGTGGGTGATTGGCCTACGCGCGGAAAAAATGGAGGAGTACAAACGCCTGCACGCGGCAGTCTGGCCCGGCGTGTTGAACATGATCAAGGCGTGCAACATCCGGAACTACTCGATCTTTCTGCGCCGCTTGCCGGACGGAAACTACTACCTCTTCAGCTACCTTGAATACACCGGCAATGACTTCGCCGCCGACATGGCGAAGATGGCGGCCGATCCCGAAACGCAGCGCTGGTGGGCCGTTTGCAATCCCTGCCAGCAGCCGCTGCCCGATCGCAAACCCAACGAATGGTGGGCGGAAATGGAAGAAGTTTTCCACCTGGACTAG
- a CDS encoding beta-galactosidase trimerization domain-containing protein gives MNRRGFLELLSLAGISVAAPRSFSADSRVTNTRPFTVEGWAERPMRWANLTFVETDPPKVDLQWWFDLYRRAHFDAVVLSAGGAVAYYPTKVPLHHRSRWLGERDLFGEAVDGCRKLGMVVVARVDPHAVHQDFADAHPDYLAVDANGNKRRHFHSPDYWLTCALGPMNFEYMPKIIEEIVATYRVDGVFANRWPGSGMCYCEHCERLFREATGHAALPRMPKEAGPRPPMDWEINPRDPVWRDYAKWREERLFALWDLWDSVVRRHNPHARFIPNMGPDMRRVLDMVRFANRAVYLTADRQGRRTNEPVWVIGIAAKEFRAVLGRKPLGAGFAFGPQSQYRWIDSTHGPAEITAWFVDAVANGIRPSIGKTGATVADTRWVPTVEKLFGWHHANEPYLRNETPLARVGMVFSQKSHVLDGQWYTDSQLGMYQALLEARIPFEFVHDGLLEPERLQPFKLLVLPNITCLSDRQCAQLREFVRRGGSLLATYQTSLFDEDGRPRKDFGLADLFGVKMSARSSGPMNNSFMRLVRGPAGTPLHPLLQGFEGTERIVNTVHRVVVVPTAPLDSVPLTFIPPFPSLPMEELYPRVERTDTPLVFLRQFGNGRVVYFPGDIDRTFWELLIEDHARLLRNAFHWALNEPPVVTVTGPGLMDVTLWRQANSITVHMVNLGTAMTMRGYLREFIPLPPQTVHLRLPRGTTAKRVKLLVAGQTLPVQEDNGVLTVTVPKIDAHEVVAVDL, from the coding sequence ATGAACCGCCGTGGATTTCTCGAATTGTTGTCCCTCGCGGGTATCTCCGTGGCGGCGCCACGTTCGTTCTCTGCGGACAGCCGGGTGACGAACACGCGCCCCTTCACGGTCGAGGGATGGGCCGAGCGCCCGATGCGGTGGGCCAATCTGACGTTTGTGGAAACGGATCCGCCCAAGGTGGATCTCCAGTGGTGGTTCGACCTTTACCGGCGGGCGCACTTTGACGCGGTGGTGCTCAGCGCGGGCGGCGCGGTCGCCTACTACCCCACGAAGGTGCCGCTGCATCACCGGAGCCGTTGGCTGGGCGAGCGGGATTTGTTCGGCGAGGCGGTGGATGGATGCCGCAAGCTCGGAATGGTCGTGGTCGCCCGAGTGGACCCCCATGCAGTGCACCAGGACTTCGCCGACGCCCACCCGGACTATCTCGCGGTGGATGCCAATGGCAACAAGCGACGCCACTTTCACTCACCAGACTACTGGCTGACGTGCGCGTTGGGGCCGATGAACTTCGAATACATGCCGAAGATCATCGAGGAAATTGTCGCCACGTACCGCGTGGATGGGGTGTTTGCGAACCGGTGGCCCGGCTCCGGCATGTGCTACTGCGAACATTGCGAACGGCTCTTCCGCGAGGCGACGGGTCACGCCGCACTGCCGCGCATGCCAAAGGAAGCGGGGCCGCGCCCGCCAATGGACTGGGAGATCAACCCACGTGATCCGGTCTGGCGGGACTACGCCAAGTGGCGTGAGGAACGGCTGTTTGCGCTTTGGGACCTGTGGGACAGCGTTGTTCGCCGGCACAACCCACACGCGCGCTTCATTCCCAACATGGGACCCGACATGCGCCGCGTACTGGACATGGTGCGTTTTGCCAACCGAGCCGTCTATTTGACCGCCGATCGCCAGGGGCGGCGCACCAACGAGCCGGTATGGGTCATTGGTATCGCGGCGAAAGAATTCCGCGCCGTGCTCGGTCGCAAACCGCTCGGCGCGGGCTTCGCCTTTGGTCCGCAATCACAGTACCGCTGGATTGATTCGACGCACGGACCCGCCGAGATCACGGCCTGGTTCGTCGATGCGGTGGCCAACGGCATTCGGCCATCCATCGGCAAGACAGGAGCGACGGTAGCGGACACACGCTGGGTCCCCACGGTGGAAAAGCTCTTTGGGTGGCACCACGCCAATGAGCCATATCTGCGCAACGAGACTCCGCTGGCGCGCGTGGGTATGGTGTTCTCCCAGAAATCCCATGTGCTGGACGGGCAGTGGTACACCGATTCTCAGCTGGGGATGTATCAGGCCCTGCTGGAAGCGCGTATCCCCTTCGAGTTTGTCCACGACGGCCTGCTCGAACCCGAACGCCTGCAGCCGTTCAAGCTGCTGGTGCTGCCGAACATCACCTGTCTTTCGGACCGGCAATGCGCCCAGTTGCGCGAGTTTGTCCGACGTGGCGGCAGTCTGCTGGCGACCTACCAGACCTCGCTGTTTGACGAAGATGGGCGCCCGCGCAAAGACTTCGGCCTCGCTGACCTATTCGGTGTGAAGATGTCCGCGCGTTCGTCCGGTCCGATGAACAATTCGTTCATGCGCCTGGTCCGAGGCCCAGCAGGCACTCCCCTTCATCCCCTCTTGCAGGGCTTCGAGGGTACGGAGCGCATCGTGAACACGGTCCATCGCGTGGTCGTCGTGCCGACCGCACCATTGGACTCGGTTCCCCTCACCTTTATCCCCCCCTTCCCGAGCCTCCCCATGGAGGAACTCTATCCGCGCGTTGAACGCACGGATACGCCGCTGGTGTTCCTGCGCCAGTTCGGTAACGGCCGAGTGGTGTACTTTCCGGGCGATATTGACCGCACATTCTGGGAATTGCTCATCGAAGATCATGCCCGCCTTTTGCGCAACGCGTTTCACTGGGCGCTCAACGAACCGCCTGTGGTCACCGTCACCGGGCCGGGATTGATGGACGTGACGCTCTGGCGACAAGCGAACTCCATCACCGTGCATATGGTCAACCTCGGCACCGCCATGACCATGCGCGGGTACCTGCGAGAGTTCATCCCACTGCCGCCGCAAACGGTGCATCTGCGTTTGCCCCGGGGTACAACCGCCAAACGGGTAAAGTTGCTCGTTGCCGGCCAAACGCTACCGGTGCAGGAGGACAACGGAGTGCTGACCGTCACCGTCCCGAAAATTGACGCCCACGAAGTCGTCGCGGTGGATCTTTGA
- a CDS encoding serine protease gives MNVAADRSTLCAAGKLAAVPFSSEGKRMKDEYLFSRVFAVPLVCSWLIGRAHSADEAVRVDSCVQDQAALADDACAIVAVRDAEGREIKQGSGFFVNSNGWFVTAYHVIEGGYNGWIRTRDGRQHAVLNVINVWPRGDLAVLATGCSNTKWLAVADPRETAVGMDLTLLGAPDGAGWSRTSVKVQAIVEEFGVRLLQYAVSPARQIPASVAPMMFHPVVTVEAPASSLSGTGPGSSGAPVFDAAGRVHAVHSKWQPQQLLGRNGQWQLSWSPPKIRGVHSSEVIRLLSAPLRPTPMSRLGSMANDAFLANVLLATCAITDPILRDIRSAMGRAQTITRSKDVRREVIGVGGQRYTTVSESVLVAPPDVSIKMREFEWLQWLLESVLAARRATDPQLQKALEHWRHTHGYLQRAIESVGAGRRGSPSEIDAALDHVRTDFKNANDSMFFALEAAWVVWQRYSGWSTQPALFEEGVVRAAQQYYRECRLEL, from the coding sequence GTGAATGTGGCCGCCGATCGTTCAACTCTTTGTGCAGCCGGTAAGTTGGCCGCCGTGCCATTCAGCTCGGAGGGAAAAAGAATGAAGGATGAATACCTGTTCTCGCGAGTGTTCGCGGTACCTCTTGTTTGTTCTTGGCTGATCGGGCGCGCGCACTCGGCCGACGAAGCTGTACGAGTGGATTCGTGTGTGCAGGATCAAGCAGCGTTGGCGGACGACGCTTGTGCGATCGTCGCGGTCCGTGATGCCGAAGGGCGTGAGATCAAACAGGGCAGTGGGTTCTTTGTGAACTCTAACGGCTGGTTTGTGACCGCGTACCACGTCATCGAAGGGGGATACAACGGGTGGATTCGGACCCGTGACGGACGCCAGCACGCGGTGTTGAATGTGATCAACGTGTGGCCGCGCGGCGACCTTGCGGTGCTGGCGACCGGCTGTTCGAACACCAAGTGGCTTGCGGTTGCCGATCCGCGCGAGACGGCCGTTGGCATGGATCTGACTCTTCTCGGGGCTCCAGACGGGGCGGGATGGAGTCGAACGAGCGTGAAGGTGCAGGCGATCGTCGAAGAATTTGGAGTCCGCCTTTTGCAGTATGCGGTGTCGCCGGCGCGTCAGATTCCAGCTTCGGTCGCGCCGATGATGTTCCATCCAGTGGTAACCGTCGAGGCTCCCGCGTCTTCGCTGAGCGGGACCGGGCCGGGCAGCTCAGGTGCACCGGTTTTTGACGCGGCCGGCCGGGTTCATGCGGTGCATTCCAAATGGCAGCCGCAGCAACTTCTTGGGCGCAACGGCCAATGGCAGCTTTCGTGGAGTCCGCCCAAGATTCGGGGTGTTCACAGCAGCGAGGTGATTCGTCTGCTTTCCGCGCCGCTGCGCCCCACGCCGATGAGCCGGCTCGGCTCGATGGCGAATGATGCGTTCCTGGCCAACGTGCTGCTTGCGACCTGCGCAATCACCGACCCCATTTTGCGGGATATTCGGAGCGCTATGGGCCGGGCGCAAACCATCACGCGCTCCAAGGATGTTCGGCGGGAGGTCATCGGCGTGGGTGGCCAGCGTTACACGACCGTCAGCGAGAGCGTGTTGGTCGCCCCGCCGGATGTCAGCATCAAGATGAGGGAGTTCGAGTGGCTTCAATGGCTTCTGGAGAGTGTTCTGGCGGCGAGGAGGGCGACCGACCCGCAGCTGCAGAAAGCGCTCGAGCACTGGCGGCATACGCACGGCTATCTTCAAAGGGCGATCGAGAGCGTTGGGGCAGGGCGTCGCGGTTCTCCGTCGGAAATTGATGCGGCCCTCGATCATGTCCGCACCGACTTTAAGAACGCGAACGACTCGATGTTTTTTGCGCTCGAAGCTGCATGGGTCGTATGGCAGCGGTACTCGGGTTGGTCAACACAGCCGGCGCTGTTTGAGGAGGGAGTCGTGCGGGCGGCGCAGCAATATTACCGTGAATGCAGGTTGGAATTATAA